A stretch of Dama dama isolate Ldn47 chromosome 22, ASM3311817v1, whole genome shotgun sequence DNA encodes these proteins:
- the LOC133044009 gene encoding large ribosomal subunit protein uL24-like, which yields MKFNPFVTSDRSKNRKRHFNAPSHIRRKIMSYPLSKELRQKYNVRSMPIRKDDEVQVVRRHYKGQQTGKVVQVYRKKYGIYTERVHREKANGTAVHVGIHPSTVVTTRLKLDKDRKKILQRKAKSRQVGKEKGK from the coding sequence ATGAAGTTCAATCCCTTTGTGACTTCTGACCGAAGCAAGAATCGAAAAAGGCATTTCAACGCGCCTTCCCACATTCGCAGGAAAATTATGTCTTATCCTCTTTCTAAAGAGCTAAGACAGAAGTACAACGTTCGATCCATGCCCATCCGAAAGGATGATGAAGTTCAGGTTGTACGACGGCACTACAAAGGGCAGCAAACTGGCAAAGTGGTCCAGGTTTACAGGAAGAAATACGGCATCTACACTGAACGAGTGCATCGCGAGAAGGCTAATGGCACAGCTGTCCATGTGGGCATTCACCCCAGCACGGTGGTTACCACCAGACTAAAACTGGACAAAGACCGCAAAAAGATCCTCCAACGTAAAGCCAAATCTCGCCaagtaggaaaggaaaagggcaaataa